In Xanthocytophaga agilis, a genomic segment contains:
- a CDS encoding serine hydrolase, translating to MQSTLTCFLSYLLKRLFSLVFPLLLLSFWAKGQPLPKPLTLVELKTILQKEMAQQHIAGMSVTLVTKDSTLWCEGLGLADVERKTPVTNLHLFRMGSTTKLFTALGIFSLINERKLSVATSLRQIAPEVPFQNSWEDSNPITIQHLLEHSTGFSDKSPIEEFNYADTDVSTLQSLHIFEKYMVSKWKPGERHSYSNVNYAILAYSIEKLSGQPFNEYMRKHVFQSLTMLNTNVYLRSDNTNNYAKGYIWQNEKFRQIPSLPQYNPGNGSLHTNAMDLSHVLQAYLNEWQTPQGQFLSKTILSDSETPHSYLSAQTGLQNTYAYGNDLLVELPDGFQFRGHTGIIGPFSSTFAYNRELGIGYAYAVNSPCNAFPLDSIIRHYLTQHVPKPQPVSHPLDKESIEPYLGYYRFDSPNDLRMGFLESLQFTFLLSRKGEELEAKRLLGGGTSWTSVSHKIFRDSHTLIARIALVKNSENEPVVMQSGLYFKKINAIEAWLPTIVLTLCVCLLFISVLYGIVVLIWFVIQRIRKQSPSFIIILLQILPSLAAVSLGMALIYFSSIISYLYEGIPVTPVVTKSTIALYGFGLFTITMIILLLIRFRSLNTFLKTYLSLITLAGSYILILLLIHHWF from the coding sequence ATGCAGTCTACCCTTACCTGTTTTCTCAGTTATCTTCTCAAGAGATTATTCTCTCTTGTTTTTCCTTTACTATTACTTTCTTTCTGGGCGAAAGGACAACCTCTGCCGAAACCGTTAACACTGGTCGAGTTGAAAACAATATTGCAGAAAGAAATGGCCCAACAGCACATTGCTGGAATGTCAGTCACTCTGGTGACAAAAGATTCAACTCTCTGGTGTGAAGGCTTGGGATTGGCAGATGTGGAAAGAAAAACTCCAGTTACCAATCTGCATCTGTTTCGAATGGGTTCTACTACCAAACTATTCACTGCACTGGGCATATTTAGTCTGATCAATGAAAGAAAGTTGTCTGTGGCGACCTCTCTACGCCAAATAGCCCCGGAAGTACCCTTCCAAAACTCCTGGGAAGATAGCAATCCAATTACGATTCAGCACTTGCTGGAACACTCAACAGGCTTTAGTGACAAATCACCCATAGAAGAATTCAATTATGCGGACACAGATGTAAGTACTCTCCAATCACTACATATTTTTGAGAAATATATGGTATCCAAATGGAAGCCGGGAGAAAGGCATTCATACTCCAATGTAAACTATGCAATTCTGGCATATAGTATTGAAAAGCTATCTGGCCAGCCTTTCAATGAGTATATGAGGAAACATGTTTTTCAGTCTCTTACTATGTTAAATACAAATGTTTATTTACGTTCAGATAACACAAACAACTATGCAAAAGGTTATATCTGGCAAAATGAAAAGTTCAGACAAATTCCATCATTACCTCAATACAATCCCGGAAACGGTTCCTTACATACGAATGCTATGGATCTTTCTCACGTATTACAGGCTTATCTGAATGAATGGCAGACACCACAAGGACAATTTCTTTCCAAGACAATTCTTTCTGATAGTGAAACTCCTCACTCCTATCTGTCTGCCCAGACAGGCTTGCAGAACACGTATGCATACGGCAATGATTTATTGGTAGAATTACCCGATGGATTTCAGTTTAGGGGCCATACAGGGATAATTGGACCATTTTCGTCCACATTTGCTTATAATCGGGAACTGGGTATAGGTTATGCTTATGCAGTTAATTCTCCCTGCAATGCTTTTCCATTAGATAGTATAATCCGACATTATCTGACTCAACATGTTCCCAAACCTCAACCAGTGTCTCATCCACTGGATAAAGAATCTATAGAACCTTATCTGGGATATTATCGGTTTGATAGTCCCAATGATTTGCGTATGGGATTTCTGGAAAGCTTACAGTTTACCTTTTTACTTTCCAGAAAAGGAGAAGAACTGGAGGCTAAACGACTTTTGGGAGGAGGTACATCATGGACATCTGTCAGTCATAAAATTTTTAGAGATTCACACACTCTCATCGCCAGAATTGCATTAGTAAAAAATTCTGAGAATGAACCGGTTGTTATGCAGAGTGGATTGTATTTCAAGAAGATCAATGCTATAGAAGCATGGTTACCTACTATTGTACTAACCCTATGTGTGTGTTTGCTTTTTATCAGTGTCCTTTATGGGATAGTGGTTCTTATCTGGTTTGTCATTCAGCGAATACGTAAACAGTCTCCTTCATTTATCATTATACTTCTTCAGATTCTGCCATCACTAGCAGCAGTCAGTCTGGGAATGGCACTGATTTATTTTTCATCTATCATAAGCTATTTATACGAAGGTATTCCTGTTACACCTGTTGTAACCAAATCAACCATTGCTTTGTATGGATTTGGTTTGTTTACAATAACAATGATTATACTTCTGTTGATCAGGTTTCGTTCGTTAAATACATTTTTAAAAACATATCTCAGTTTAATAACTTTAGCTGGTAGTTATATACTTATTCTACTTTTGATTCATCACTGGTTCTGA
- a CDS encoding RagB/SusD family nutrient uptake outer membrane protein produces MKTYIKILFLFVVVLTVSCKDAFLDEKPYSSYTPITLNDSLGFEASLVGLYNHTSTIFSWSDQQGWPSVWQVGTDVANATANQQGVEIPYYNYTVLTPTDGAAARTWNRNYIMVNLTNIIINSIESPTLTGISNGGKDLISAEAKFFRGYAYNNLATCFGGVPLITQALTAPKTDFVRASLNEVNEQIVADLTFAAQHLPDIEAVRSNSKGKLYGRANKYMAMQLLAEVYLRIGEPALAEAQLQTIINSGQFSLIKSRYGIKSSNPGDYYADMFIYGNQRRVQGNREAIWVLEQENPNTVVGGITDNPQQRRVWGAAYHNVKGMALSDSTGGRALGRLRLSNWVIYNLYQPGDIRNSQYSIRRRYVYNDPKQSATYGKPVPYTGTDTLFNLAPHTTKWYQFDPNDTFGYAMIKDFILMRLGETYLLLAEAQFKQGKLEEAAASINVLRERAFPDYPTVGKVSASDITLDFILDERVRELIGEENRRMTLMRTKTLVDRATRLNSNNPVNPLRGLTSTHLLMPIPLSEIQLNKDAVLEQNPGYE; encoded by the coding sequence ATGAAAACATATATCAAAATACTGTTTCTATTTGTAGTGGTATTGACAGTTTCCTGTAAAGATGCTTTTCTGGATGAAAAGCCCTATTCTTCCTATACACCTATTACCTTAAATGATTCCCTGGGGTTTGAAGCTTCTCTGGTAGGGTTATATAATCATACCAGTACTATCTTTTCCTGGTCTGATCAACAGGGATGGCCTAGTGTATGGCAGGTTGGTACAGATGTTGCCAATGCAACAGCGAATCAGCAAGGCGTAGAAATTCCATACTATAACTATACAGTGCTGACTCCTACAGATGGCGCTGCTGCACGTACCTGGAACCGTAATTATATCATGGTCAATCTGACCAATATTATTATCAATAGCATTGAATCTCCTACATTGACAGGTATTAGCAATGGAGGAAAAGATCTGATCAGTGCTGAAGCAAAATTCTTCAGAGGATATGCTTATAACAATCTTGCTACTTGCTTTGGGGGAGTACCTTTGATTACACAGGCTCTTACTGCTCCGAAAACGGATTTTGTAAGAGCATCTCTGAATGAAGTCAATGAGCAGATTGTTGCTGACCTGACTTTTGCTGCACAACATCTTCCGGATATTGAGGCTGTACGTTCGAATAGTAAAGGTAAGTTGTATGGTCGTGCCAATAAATACATGGCTATGCAATTACTGGCAGAAGTATATTTACGCATTGGCGAACCTGCTCTGGCAGAGGCTCAGCTTCAGACAATCATTAATAGTGGCCAGTTTTCTTTGATTAAGAGTCGTTATGGTATCAAGTCAAGTAATCCCGGTGATTATTATGCAGATATGTTTATTTATGGAAATCAGAGACGTGTACAAGGCAACAGAGAAGCCATCTGGGTGCTGGAGCAGGAAAATCCCAATACAGTAGTAGGAGGAATTACCGATAACCCTCAACAACGCCGCGTATGGGGAGCTGCCTATCACAATGTAAAAGGTATGGCATTGTCTGATTCTACAGGTGGTCGCGCATTGGGTCGTTTGCGATTGAGTAATTGGGTTATCTATAACTTATATCAGCCAGGTGACATCCGCAACTCACAATATAGTATTCGGAGAAGATATGTGTATAATGACCCCAAACAGTCTGCCACATATGGCAAACCTGTACCTTATACAGGGACAGATACCTTATTCAATCTTGCTCCACATACTACCAAGTGGTACCAGTTTGACCCCAATGATACCTTCGGCTATGCTATGATCAAAGATTTTATTCTGATGCGTTTAGGAGAAACGTACCTGTTGCTGGCAGAAGCACAGTTTAAGCAAGGAAAACTGGAAGAAGCGGCGGCTAGTATCAATGTATTACGGGAACGGGCATTCCCGGATTACCCAACTGTTGGTAAAGTGTCTGCCTCTGATATCACGCTGGATTTCATTTTGGATGAGCGTGTACGTGAGTTGATTGGAGAAGAAAACCGCCGAATGACACTGATGCGTACCAAAACACTGGTAGACAGGGCTACCCGACTTAACTCCAATAACCCGGTTAATCCACTTAGAGGTTTGACCAGCACCCATTTACTGATGCCTATTCCATTGTCAGAAATTCAGTTGAACAAGGATGCTGTATTAGAGCAGAATCCTGGATACGAATAG
- a CDS encoding TonB-dependent receptor, whose amino-acid sequence MKIRWLLLLCIWLPFERVFALAPESHKNSSKPTSLLPLSKSNTSIADIQVTGTITDDKGEVLPGVSILLKGTSIGTTTNSEGKYSINIPDGTKDPVLIFSFIGYTTEEVTVGNRTAVDIKLLPDLQSLSEVVVVGYGTQKRSDITGAVASVPKARLSQLPVTNVMQAIQGSVAGVNISQPSSVPGSTPSTVVRGQNSINASTSPFIVVDGIPLSKTGGSLNDINPNDIESMEILKDASAVAIYGVNGSNGVILITTKRGTSGKPTIRYNAYTGIENYSHILKPRNGEEYLQKYKDYMIQTGQTQTSPVPNYDELPNYNAGITTDWIKESSQTGILQDHNLSISGGSDKTRYFISGEYLDQKGVIKGYQYKRVSFRSNLDVDVTNYLTAGTSLFIANNNYDGGRSNLLNASAMSPYGQMYNADGSYKIYPMFPEQLYTNPLLGLTTDRVDRSTNVNGNAYAQIKFGGALNGLKYRMNLGYTYLPTRTASYTGRLANDMLGTARTSYSETNSFVLENILSYTRDWGVNHLDVTALYSAQQRRYNTSSANATGFVNDQLSFNNLGAGATQTSTSGADRYALNSQMGRINYSYDSRYLLTLTARRDGASVMGGNTSKYGVFPSAAIGWNISNEAFMKNITPISNLKLRLSYGKTGNEAIPVYRTITTNGTVRSPFNGVSTIGAVAGNLGNADLHWESTLSRNLGLDFGFLNNRFSGSIDIYSNTSKDLLLLRSLPIITGYSSVWDNIGETSNKGIEVTLNTHNIDKGDFKWESTIVFTSNKNRIVDLYGDKKDDLGNRWFIGQPVSVVYDYKMAGVWQTGEDASSQDPGAVAGDLKFADLNGDKKITADGDRMILGQLAPKWTGGLTNTFHYKNLHLSIFIQTVQGITRNNPDLTYADETGKRNTPSDVGYWTAENQSNTRPSLAFKNPRGYGYASDASYTRIKDVTLSYVFGQKIVDKLHLGSLTAYASGRNLHTFTNWIGWDPEAVQQPRGVTSSSGDSWVNNYPVTRSFVFGINVTLR is encoded by the coding sequence ATGAAAATCAGATGGTTACTACTCTTATGTATATGGCTTCCGTTTGAAAGAGTTTTTGCTCTTGCTCCTGAAAGCCATAAAAACTCTTCAAAACCTACCTCTTTGTTGCCTTTGTCGAAATCCAATACCAGTATAGCGGATATACAGGTAACAGGAACTATTACTGATGATAAAGGAGAAGTATTGCCAGGAGTAAGTATTTTGCTAAAGGGAACTTCTATTGGTACAACTACTAATAGTGAAGGAAAATATTCGATCAATATACCAGACGGTACTAAAGATCCTGTATTGATCTTTTCTTTTATTGGGTATACTACTGAGGAGGTCACAGTTGGAAACCGTACAGCTGTAGATATAAAGTTACTTCCTGACCTGCAATCTTTAAGTGAAGTCGTGGTAGTAGGATATGGTACCCAAAAACGTTCGGATATTACCGGGGCCGTAGCTTCTGTACCAAAGGCTAGACTTTCGCAGTTACCTGTCACCAATGTAATGCAGGCCATACAAGGATCTGTAGCCGGGGTTAATATCTCTCAACCCTCTTCAGTACCAGGTTCTACACCTTCAACCGTTGTTCGGGGACAAAATTCTATTAATGCCAGTACTTCACCATTTATTGTTGTGGATGGAATTCCTTTAAGCAAAACAGGAGGCTCATTGAATGACATCAATCCCAATGACATTGAGTCAATGGAAATTCTAAAAGATGCCTCTGCTGTGGCCATTTATGGTGTCAATGGTTCCAATGGAGTTATCCTAATTACAACCAAACGGGGAACAAGTGGCAAACCTACTATCCGATACAATGCCTATACTGGAATTGAAAATTATTCCCATATTCTAAAACCACGAAATGGGGAGGAGTATCTTCAGAAATACAAAGACTATATGATTCAGACAGGGCAGACTCAAACCAGTCCTGTACCAAATTATGATGAGCTGCCTAACTATAATGCTGGAATCACAACAGACTGGATTAAGGAATCAAGCCAGACAGGTATACTACAAGATCATAACTTGAGTATATCCGGAGGTTCAGATAAGACACGTTATTTTATTTCTGGTGAATACCTGGATCAAAAAGGGGTAATCAAAGGCTATCAATACAAAAGGGTAAGCTTCCGGTCTAATCTGGATGTAGATGTGACCAATTATCTAACAGCTGGGACATCTTTGTTTATTGCAAATAACAATTATGATGGGGGAAGATCCAATTTGTTGAATGCCTCAGCGATGAGCCCGTATGGACAGATGTACAATGCAGATGGATCGTATAAAATCTATCCTATGTTTCCAGAACAATTGTATACTAATCCATTGCTTGGACTAACTACAGATCGGGTAGACCGTAGTACCAATGTGAATGGGAATGCATATGCTCAAATTAAGTTTGGTGGTGCATTGAATGGATTGAAATACCGCATGAACTTAGGATATACCTATTTGCCTACCCGCACTGCCAGTTATACAGGACGTCTTGCCAATGATATGTTAGGAACTGCAAGAACTTCCTATTCTGAGACTAATAGTTTTGTGTTGGAAAACATCCTCTCATATACCAGGGACTGGGGTGTGAATCACTTAGATGTAACCGCCTTGTATAGTGCCCAGCAGCGGAGATACAATACATCCAGTGCTAACGCAACAGGATTTGTGAATGATCAGTTGTCCTTTAATAATCTGGGAGCTGGTGCTACTCAAACCAGTACTTCAGGTGCAGACAGGTATGCTCTTAACTCGCAGATGGGACGTATTAACTATTCTTATGATAGCCGATACTTATTGACATTGACAGCACGTCGTGATGGCGCTTCTGTGATGGGTGGGAATACAAGTAAATATGGAGTATTCCCTTCTGCTGCCATAGGCTGGAACATTAGTAATGAAGCTTTCATGAAAAATATTACCCCCATCAGTAATCTGAAACTACGTCTTTCATATGGTAAAACCGGTAATGAAGCAATTCCTGTCTATCGTACTATTACAACTAATGGCACTGTTCGATCCCCATTTAATGGTGTGAGTACCATTGGAGCTGTAGCTGGTAATCTGGGAAATGCAGACTTGCATTGGGAGTCAACATTGAGTCGTAATCTGGGTTTAGATTTTGGATTTCTTAATAATCGTTTCAGTGGTAGTATAGATATTTATTCAAATACATCCAAAGATTTATTACTTCTGAGAAGCTTACCCATCATTACAGGATATTCAAGTGTTTGGGATAACATAGGGGAAACTTCCAACAAAGGAATCGAAGTTACACTAAACACACACAATATAGACAAAGGGGATTTCAAATGGGAAAGTACTATCGTTTTCACTTCCAATAAGAACCGTATTGTGGATTTGTATGGGGATAAGAAAGATGATCTGGGAAATCGCTGGTTTATTGGCCAACCCGTTAGTGTAGTATATGATTACAAAATGGCTGGAGTATGGCAAACAGGAGAAGATGCTTCATCACAAGATCCTGGTGCCGTAGCTGGAGATTTAAAATTTGCTGATCTGAATGGTGACAAAAAGATTACAGCAGATGGCGACCGAATGATATTGGGACAATTAGCTCCTAAGTGGACTGGAGGGCTGACTAATACGTTTCATTACAAGAATCTGCATTTGAGCATTTTTATCCAAACGGTACAAGGTATTACCCGAAACAATCCGGATCTGACCTATGCAGATGAAACAGGTAAACGCAATACACCCAGTGATGTAGGTTACTGGACTGCTGAAAACCAAAGCAACACGCGTCCATCGCTGGCATTTAAAAATCCTCGTGGTTATGGATATGCTTCTGATGCCAGCTATACCAGAATCAAAGACGTAACCTTGAGTTATGTATTTGGACAGAAGATAGTAGATAAGCTGCATTTGGGAAGTCTTACAGCTTATGCGAGTGGCAGAAACCTTCATACATTCACTAATTGGATTGGATGGGACCCTGAAGCTGTTCAACAACCTCGCGGAGTTACTTCTTCCTCAGGGGATAGCTGGGTAAATAACTATCCTGTAACCCGTTCCTTTGTATTTGGGATAAATGTAACCCTTCGTTAA
- a CDS encoding DUF2264 domain-containing protein produces the protein MKKYYFYSLFLVLLTLTISTAGYAQKKQNAKKTQPLNDRAYWLKEMDKMVRPMVRSLAHDSLRIAMPQVTSVRIDNRNHRIQVQYLEVLGRVLSGIAPWLQLEGGSANEVALRNQYRQWVLEGISHALDSTSKDYMRFDIGGQQLVDASYLAYALIRAPWIWENMSVTDKQRLVISFRTTRKFKPVFSNWLLFSAMTEAFFCKYGYEWDPMRVDYALQQLEQWYVGDGMYTDGMSYAFDYYNSYVIHPYLATITSIVSQKTNAYNHMIEKIKKRNERYAIIQERLINTDGTYPATGRSIVYRGAAFHHLADMAWRKALPEQLSPAQVRCALTAVIKKTLESPSTYKDGWLTIGLYGSQPDIADFYNNQGSLYICTNIFLPLGLSESDPFWAGPAAKWSAQKIWSGEDFHNDHSADLR, from the coding sequence ATGAAGAAATACTATTTCTATTCTCTATTTCTTGTTTTACTAACCCTCACTATAAGTACTGCAGGATATGCTCAAAAGAAACAAAATGCAAAAAAAACTCAACCCTTAAATGATCGTGCGTATTGGTTGAAGGAAATGGATAAAATGGTGAGACCTATGGTGCGCAGCCTGGCTCATGATAGCCTACGGATAGCTATGCCACAGGTAACCTCTGTCCGGATTGACAATCGGAATCACCGGATACAGGTACAATATCTGGAAGTACTTGGGCGGGTATTGAGTGGGATTGCTCCCTGGCTGCAACTGGAAGGGGGTAGTGCTAACGAAGTTGCTCTGCGGAACCAATATCGCCAGTGGGTGCTGGAAGGTATTTCGCATGCATTGGATTCTACATCAAAGGATTATATGCGTTTTGATATTGGTGGTCAGCAGTTGGTTGATGCTTCGTATCTGGCCTATGCTCTTATACGTGCTCCCTGGATATGGGAGAATATGAGTGTTACAGATAAACAACGTCTCGTAATTTCTTTCCGAACAACCCGGAAATTTAAGCCCGTTTTCTCAAACTGGTTACTCTTTTCGGCTATGACAGAAGCCTTCTTCTGTAAATATGGGTATGAATGGGACCCTATGCGGGTAGATTACGCCCTTCAGCAATTGGAGCAATGGTATGTGGGAGACGGGATGTATACAGATGGTATGAGTTATGCATTTGATTACTACAATAGTTATGTGATACATCCTTATCTGGCTACTATTACCAGTATCGTTAGCCAGAAGACGAATGCCTACAATCACATGATTGAGAAGATTAAGAAGCGTAATGAACGATATGCTATCATTCAGGAAAGACTAATCAATACAGATGGAACCTATCCTGCTACAGGCCGTTCGATTGTATATCGTGGAGCTGCTTTTCACCACCTGGCAGATATGGCCTGGCGCAAAGCATTGCCTGAGCAGTTGAGTCCGGCACAGGTGCGTTGCGCGTTGACTGCTGTTATCAAAAAGACACTGGAAAGCCCATCTACTTACAAAGATGGATGGCTGACAATTGGCTTGTATGGTTCTCAACCAGACATTGCTGATTTTTACAATAATCAGGGTAGTTTATACATCTGTACCAATATATTTTTGCCTTTAGGCCTATCTGAATCTGATCCTTTCTGGGCTGGTCCGGCTGCCAAATGGAGTGCTCAGAAAATCTGGAGTGGAGAGGATTTTCATAATGATCACAGTGCCGATTTGAGATAA
- a CDS encoding glycoside hydrolase family 88 protein produces the protein MGYTKKHFGGELSVMHLPDGLPEDSLKKRISFQPGARWYDESGKLINAHGGGLLYDKKTYYWFGEKRGAKASEGVNVYSSKDLYNWRYEGIALAKSTDPASEIATTGLMERPKVIYNRKTKKYVMWFHLELPGKGYSAARVGIAVSDKVTGPYKYLHSFRPNGHMSRDMTLFVDEDGSAYHIYSARDNYDLRIVKLSDDFLSATRKDTLLFSEHREAPALFKYKGDYYLITSGCTGWAPNRASLHTSKSLFGPWQMVGDPMKGVLAEKTFDGQSTYILTVQGKKDAFIFMADRWNPKNLTDSRYLWLPITFENNSPVIEWTEDWNLTTGWNPLPTTQKEVKSIIQKVNNYWQTTNPTHGRAFWDNAAYHTGNMEAYFLFGEEAYRNYSQAWAEHNEWKGAKSTDKSTWKYSYGETDDYVLFGDWQVCFQTYIDLYTLKHDSIRIARAKEVMEYEMSTLKSDYWWWADGLYMVMPVMTKLYKETGNKQYLDKLYEYFTYANSIMYDAEAKLYYRDAKYVYPKHKSVNGVKDFWARGDGWVFAALAKVLKDLPANDPHRQEYITKYKGMAEAIRMCQQPEGYWTRSLLDPTHAPGPETSGTAFFTYGFLWGINNGYLDEKTYLPVVQKSWQYLSTFALQSDGKIGYVQPIGEKAIPRQVVDKNSTSNFGVGAFLLAGCEMYRYLNRKNIK, from the coding sequence ATGGGATATACAAAGAAACATTTTGGCGGAGAACTATCTGTTATGCACTTACCGGATGGCTTACCTGAAGATTCGTTGAAAAAGAGAATCAGTTTTCAACCAGGAGCACGCTGGTATGATGAAAGTGGAAAGTTAATCAATGCACATGGAGGGGGATTGTTATATGATAAAAAAACATATTACTGGTTTGGTGAGAAAAGAGGAGCAAAGGCTTCGGAAGGTGTGAATGTATATTCGTCTAAGGACTTATATAACTGGAGATATGAAGGTATAGCATTAGCCAAATCTACAGATCCTGCCAGTGAAATAGCTACTACAGGTTTGATGGAGCGACCTAAAGTGATTTACAACCGCAAGACAAAGAAATATGTGATGTGGTTCCATCTGGAACTACCTGGTAAAGGCTATAGTGCTGCAAGAGTAGGTATTGCAGTGAGTGATAAGGTAACAGGACCTTATAAATATCTGCATAGTTTTCGGCCTAATGGACACATGTCCAGAGATATGACTTTGTTTGTGGATGAGGATGGATCTGCTTATCATATTTATTCTGCCCGTGATAATTATGATTTGCGTATTGTAAAGTTATCTGATGACTTTTTGAGTGCTACCCGGAAAGATACGTTGTTATTCAGCGAACACCGGGAGGCCCCAGCCTTGTTTAAATATAAAGGTGACTATTATTTGATTACTAGTGGTTGTACCGGATGGGCTCCCAATCGTGCCAGTCTTCATACATCCAAATCTTTGTTTGGCCCCTGGCAAATGGTAGGTGATCCAATGAAAGGTGTATTGGCAGAGAAAACATTTGATGGACAGTCAACCTACATTCTAACAGTGCAGGGGAAAAAAGATGCGTTTATCTTTATGGCAGACAGATGGAACCCAAAGAACCTGACAGATAGCCGATATCTTTGGTTACCCATTACATTTGAGAACAACAGCCCGGTTATTGAATGGACAGAAGACTGGAATCTGACTACTGGCTGGAATCCTTTGCCTACTACCCAAAAAGAAGTAAAATCTATTATTCAGAAAGTAAACAACTACTGGCAGACTACTAACCCTACACATGGGAGAGCTTTCTGGGATAATGCAGCCTATCATACAGGAAACATGGAAGCGTATTTTTTATTTGGAGAGGAAGCATACCGAAACTATTCGCAGGCATGGGCAGAGCATAATGAATGGAAAGGGGCTAAGTCTACCGATAAATCTACCTGGAAATATAGCTATGGTGAAACGGATGACTATGTTTTGTTTGGTGACTGGCAAGTCTGTTTTCAGACTTATATTGACCTGTACACACTTAAACACGATTCTATCCGAATAGCTCGTGCAAAGGAAGTGATGGAGTATGAAATGTCGACATTAAAATCAGATTACTGGTGGTGGGCTGATGGGTTGTATATGGTCATGCCTGTGATGACGAAATTGTATAAGGAGACAGGGAATAAACAATACCTGGATAAACTATACGAATACTTCACCTATGCCAACAGCATTATGTATGATGCAGAGGCTAAGCTGTATTATCGGGATGCCAAATATGTATATCCCAAACACAAGAGTGTAAATGGTGTAAAGGATTTTTGGGCAAGGGGCGATGGATGGGTATTTGCTGCTTTGGCAAAGGTACTGAAAGATCTTCCTGCAAATGATCCCCACAGACAGGAATACATTACTAAATACAAAGGTATGGCAGAGGCAATTCGTATGTGTCAGCAACCCGAAGGATATTGGACCCGAAGTCTGCTTGATCCTACACATGCTCCAGGTCCTGAAACCAGTGGAACTGCCTTTTTTACCTATGGATTTCTATGGGGCATCAACAATGGCTATCTGGATGAGAAAACTTATTTACCTGTAGTTCAGAAAAGCTGGCAATATCTTTCAACGTTTGCTTTACAATCGGATGGTAAAATAGGCTATGTACAGCCTATTGGAGAAAAGGCTATTCCAAGACAAGTGGTTGACAAGAACTCAACCTCCAATTTTGGAGTAGGAGCTTTTCTGTTGGCTGGATGTGAAATGTACCGCTATCTCAACCGGAAAAATATCAAGTAG